From Salmo salar chromosome ssa21, Ssal_v3.1, whole genome shotgun sequence:
tagaagagagtgtagttctgttcagtttatcgctaaccttatcacagggactttgaagcactaacttacatgcatgctgatcttggaataaattgacaatagcaaagattccatctttgatgacgccacataaatggaataggtactagctagcttaatagttaatatttgcgcgctagctctgcatattcagctagtgtgtgtgcgcgattgactggattaacctcacatcagttacgtgcattgagtgcctttcagacagtagatacgacccctctgttacctcgcaagctaaggaactggcagtggatcaaaccattgtgaggcaaagggtggggggggtcgcaatcttttgaaacttaaaaacgcgctattaagtgtctataatcagcacaattgctttcattgcgtattattaatattatttaaattacatagttatgtttcagtgatatattgggggggacaaatcatatttttcccaggatgggggggggtcgtgtgtcccccgtcccccccgggatttccgcccctgagcagtggtatattggccatataccataaaCGGGAGGTGTCATATTGcttgaatatacagtaccagtccaaagtttggaaacacctattcagtcaagggtttttctttattttcagaaGGGAAGGCAGTACTGGCAGCCATCTGGATGCAGACACGGGTCTTTGCGGAGGAGCCTGGTGGCGTAGTAACTTTCACTTTCGCTCTGAGCAGGTTTTAGCATATATTTATCGGTGACTAATTTATTAAAATGCTTTATGACCAATATTGAGTCAGTTCCGTGATCCCGCCACCCAGACCGACATTAAAGTGTAATTTCCAGCGTGGGTGGTTTACACAGAATTGGAGATGACCTTCCCCATTTGCGCTTTCCATTTCGTAATACGCGAAACTTCAATTCGTCATTATAATCATCTCATTTCTCAGTCTTCATGCAACAGACTCCGCTGTGTCCTACTCTAAAaggtattcatatttttcatttgCGATATAACTAACTGTTCATTTTCTCTGAAATATTCGTTTTTTATTAACCTTTGAATAATTCATTTCTGGTTGGTTTCATGCCTCGTCTAACTTTCATTTTCCACCGTTCGCCATATGTATGTGCTGCCTGTATATTTTCACCTATTGGCCACATGCAGGTTCAATAATAGTAAAATCTGCCTGTGATAATAACTAAGGTACTAGTCTATTGTGCACAGCGTGAGTCTGGGAACGACATAACTATGCAAGTAAGCAGTAGCCTACACATTATATTTGCCAATTCAATTCGCTTTTAATTTCAAATGGGCCATAGATCTATGATGCAAGTACCCATTTAGAAAGAATGAAGTTTACATCATTTTCTATCCATAAAATCATTCCGTGTTTTCCCCTTTCAGAGACTCCTTGATGAGTTCTATGGCTAACGGACAGTTATATCAGGTGATCAGCAGGATATGTGAGGACCTGAGCTCAGGTGAGTGCAGGAGGCTCCTGTACCTGTGTGGATCCCAGGACACTGACAGCTCTGGTTCTGATCACGTGAGAGAGGTGCTAACTTCCTGGCTGAGCAGAGGACAGGTGGATCAGCTGTACCTGGTGGAACTTCTGTTCAGACTGAGGCGCTTTGATCTGCTGAAAAAAGTGTTTCATGTTAGTAAACAGGAAGTGGAAGGGATTCTGGGACAGAACCGAGCTTTGTCAGAGTACAGGTGAGATTTATTCCTTAGGCATGAATTCTGCTATTGTCTTTTACaggataacaacacacacacaatagagcAAACATTCTTTACAGTCTCATTCATCACGGTCTTCATTAGTAGATATATCCCATGgagttccctgtggctcagttggtagagcatggtgtttgcaatgccagggttgtgggttcgattcccacggggggccagtacaattttttttttaataaaaaaaatgtatgaaatgaaatgtatgcattcactactgtaagtcgctctggataagagcgtctgctaaatgactaaaatgtaaaaatggagTTCTGTCTATGAAGCTTTTCTGTTTCCTGGTTACAGAGTGTTGATGTCTGATGTGAGCGAAGACATGGGGACAGAAGACCTGGAATCGCTCAAGTTTCTGCTGAGTGGTTCTTTATCCAGAGAGAGGCTGACCAGAGTCAAGGTAAAGGCTTGGttcagacattttacattttatttcattacTGAGAAGCTTGATGTGATTATGTCATGAAACATTTCTGCTTTGTGGGTGGGGGATTTCTGCAATGTAAATACCACTAGGTATGCTGTAATGGAGTGTGGGAACATTCCTCTTCTGCAATGTAAATACCACTAGGTATGCTGTAATGGAGTGTGGGAACATTCCTCTTCTTCTGTGGTATGTTTCCTGAAGATCTAGTTGTTATGGTGTCCGTTTGtagtgggtagttctgtcacggttgtcgtaaggatcggaccaaagcgcagcgggaatgtgtttactcatcttctttttattttgaagaaggagaaacaactaaatacgtGAACACAAGAagaacaaaacagtcctgtcaggtgcaacaaacactaaggaacaactacccacaaaaccccatagaaaaacaccccctctcTTAAATAGGAAACGAGGAGCAgttgcttccaattgaaggtcaaccccattaactaaacatagaactagacatactagaactaacatagaaatatactaacatagaacatagcccaacaaaccccgaaacactcccTAACACCACCCCTGCCACgcactgaccaaactacaataacaaatacccccctgccacatcctgaccaaactacaataacaaataccccctgccacgtcctgaccaaactacaataacaaataccccctgccacgtcctgaccaaactacaataacaaatacccccctgccacgtcctgaccaaactacactaacaaataaccccctgccacgtcctgaccaaactacactaacaaatacccccctgccacgtcctgaccaaactacactaacaaatacccccctgccacgtcctgaccaaactacaataacaaatacccccctgccacgtccctgaccaaactacaataacaaatacccccctgccacgccctgaccaaactacactaacaaatacccccctgccacgtcctgaccaaactacaataacaaataccccccctgccacgccctgaccaaactacaataacaaataccccccctgccacgtcctgaccaaactacaataacaaataccccctgccacgtcctgaccaaactacaataacaaataccccctgccacgtcctgaccaaactacaataacaaatacccccctgccacgtcctgaccaaactacactaacaaataccccctgccacgtcctgaccaaactacaataacaaatacccccctgccacgtcctgaccaaactacaataacaaatacccccctgccacgtcctgaccaaactacaataacaaataccccctgccacgtcctgaccaaactacactaacaaataaccccctgccacgtcctgaccaaactacactaacaaatacccccctgccacgtcctgaccaaactacaataacaaatacccccctgccacgtcctgaccaaactacaataacaaatacccccctgccacgccctgaccaaactacactaacaaataccccccctgccacgtcctgaccaaactacactaacaaataccccctgccacgtcctgaccaaactacaataacaaataccccctgccacgtcctgaccaaactacaataacaaatacccccctgccacgtcctgaccaaactacaataacaaatacccccctgccacgccctgaccaaactacactaacaaatacccccctgccacgtcctgaccaaactacactaacaaatacccccctgccacgtcctgaccaaactacaataacaaataccccctgccacgtcctgaccaaactacactaacaaatcccccctgccacgtcctgaccaaactacaataacaaataccccctgccacgtcctgaccaaactacactaacaaatacccccctgccacgtcctgaccaaactacaataacaaataccccctgccacgtcctgaccaaactacaataacaaataccccctgccacgtcctgaccaaactacactaacaaataccccccgccacgtcctgaccaaactacaataacaaataccccctgccacgtcctgaccaaactacactaacaaatacccccctgccacgtcctgaccaaactacactaacaaaacccccctgtcacgtcctgaccaaactacactaacaaataccccctctgccacgtcctgaccaaactacaataacaaataccccctgccacgtcctgaccaaactacaataacaaatacccccctgccacgtcctgaccaaactacaataacaaataaccccctgccacgtcctgaccaaactacaataacaaataccccctgccacgtcctgaccaaactacaataacaaataccccctgccacgtcctgaccaaactacaataacaaacaccccccctgccacgtcctgaccaaactacaataacaaataccccctgccacgtcctgaccaaactacaataacaaataccccccctgccaagtcctgaccaaactacaataacaaatacccccctgccacgtcctgaccaaactacaataacaaataccccctgccacgtccctgaccaaactacactaacaaataccccccctgccacgtcctgaccaaactacaataacaaataccccccctgccacgtcctgaccaaactacaataacaaatacccccctgccacgtcctgaccaaactacaataacaaataaccccctgccacgtcctgaccaaactacaataacaaatacccccctgccacgtcctgaccaaactacaataacaaatacccccctgccacgtcctgaccaaactacaaaaacaaatacccccctgccacgtcctgaccaaactacaataacaaataccccctgccacgtcctgaccaaactacaataacaaatacccccctgccacgtcctgaccaaactacaataacaaataccccctgccacgtcctgaccaaactacaataacaaatacccccctgccacgtcctgaccaaactacaataacaaacacccccctgccacgtcctgaccaaactacactaacaaatccccccctgccacgtcctgaccaaactacaataacaaatacccccctgccacgtcctgaccaaactacaataacaaatacccccctgccacgtcctgaccaaactacaataacaaataccccctgccacatcctgaccaaactacaataacaaataccccctgccacgtcctgaccaaactacaataacaaatacccccctgccacgtcctgaccaaactacaataacaaataccccctgccacgtcctgaccaaactacaataacaaatacccccctgccacgtcctgaccaacctacaataacaaataccccccctgccacgtccctgaccaaactacaataacaaatacccccctgccacgtcctgaccaaactacaataacaaataccccctgccacgtccctgaccaaactacactaacaaataccccccgccacgtcctgaccaaactacaataacaaatacccccctgccacgtcctgaccaacctacaataacaaataccccctgccacgtccctgaccaaactacactaacaaataccccctgccacgtcctgaccaaactacactaacaaatacccccctgccacgtcctgaccaaactacactaacaaatacccccctgccacgtcctgaccaaactacaataacaaatacccccctgccacgtcctgaccaaactacactaacaaatacccccctttactggtcaggacgtgacatatggaatgtttttatttgattttaatgGATTTTCTTTTACGAAACACAAACCAAGCTGCCAGTATGGAGTAGTAAAGTAGTCAAGTATTGCTTtaagtaccaggcagtgatgcaacccgtcaggatgctctcgatggtgcagctgtagaaccttttgaagatctgaggaacccatgccaaatcttttcagtctcctgagggggaataggttttgtcgtgccctcttcacgactgtcttggtgtgcttggaccatgttagtttgttggtgatgtggacgccaaggaacttgaagctctcaacctgctccactacagccccgtcgatgagaatgggggcgtgctcggtcctccttttcctgtagtccacaatcatctcttttgtcttgatcatgttgagggagagggtaTAGGGTATTGCTTAAGtaagacaaaacaacaacagGACAACAATATGAcagttacaacaacaacaacaggagtTCATAATCAGTGTCTGTCCAGAAGATCCAGAAACAGATGTTCTGGAATgtttttttgaaccatttcatatcctttctctctctgtgtgacagaGTTTCCTGGATGTCATAGATGACCTGGAGAAGCTGGACAGAGTGTCTTCTGAGAGGGTGGAGCTGATAGAACAATGTCTGAGGGACATCAGCAGGGTTGACCTGGCCAGGAAGGTTAAAAGGTACCTGACATCAGGTAAGAATTAGGAAAGGGCCCACCTTGGCGGAGCTGGAGGACTTATCAAGCGTCTCAGATTAGGTGATCTAGTGGCTAAATGGAttctacagcgcattcggaaagttttcagaccccttgactttttccacattttgttaccttacaaccttgttctaaaatggattcaattaaatgttttcttcatcaatctacacacaataccccataatgacaaagtgaaaacaggggtttagaattttaaaaaaataaataaaataacctatttacataagtattcagaccctttactatgagactcgaaattgagctcaggtgcttcctgtttgcattgatcatccttgagatgtttctacaacttgattggagtccacctgtggtaaattcaattgattggacatgatttggaaaggcacacacctgtctatagaaggtcccacagttgacagtgcacgtcagagcaaaaaccaggccatgaggtcgaaggaattgtccgtagagctcagagacaggattgtgtcgaggcacagatctggggaagggtaccaaaacatttctgcagcattgaaggtccccaagaacacagtggcctccatcattcttaaatagaagacgtttggaaccaccaaggctcttcctagagctgctcggccggctaaactgagcaatcgggggagaagggccttagtcagggaggtgaccaagaacctgatggtcactctaacagagctccagagttcctctgtggagatgggagaaccttccagaaggaaaaccatctctgcagcactccaccaatcaggcctttatggtagagtggccagaaagaagccactcctcagtaaaacgcacatgacagcccgcttggagtttgccaaaaggcacctaaaggactctcagaccgtgagaaacaagattgtctggtctgatgaaaccaagattgaattctttggccttaatgccaagcgtcacgtctggaggaaacctggcaacatccctacggtgaagcatggaagtggcagcatcatgctgtgaggatgtttttccacggcagggactaggagactagtcaggatcgagggaaagatgaacaaagcaaagtacagaaagatccttgatgaaaacctgctccagagcgctcaggacctcagactggggtgaaggttcaccttccaacaggacaatgaccctaagcacacagccaagacaatgcaggagtggcttcaggacaagtctctgaatgtccttgagtggcccagccagagcccagacttgaacccgatcgaacatctctggagagacctgaaaatagctgtgcagcgatgctccacatccaacctgacatagcttgagtggatctgctgagaagaatgggagaaactccccaaatacaggtgagccaagcttgtagcgtaaaACGCAATTAGAATCAAGGCTTaaatcgccgccaaaggtgcttcaacaaaattctgagtaaagggtctgaatacttatggaaatgtaatatttcagttttagtttttttatacattGTCAAAtagttctaaaaacctgtttttgttttgtcattatggggtattgtgatgtcattatggggtattgtgatgtcattatggggtaatgtgatgtcattatggggtattgtgatgtcattatggggtattgtgatgtcattatggggtattgtgatgtcattatggggtaatgtgatgtcattatggggtattgtgtgtagattgatgaggggaaaaaaacgatttaatacattttagaataaggctgtaatgtaacaaaatgtttaaaaaagtcaaggggtctgaatactttctgaacacaCTGTAAATCAGAACTCCTACTCTCAGACGCTTGATACTAATATGGCCCTTGTTCTCAACCTGAACCAAACTCTGTTACATCCTGTTTGGAAATACTTCTTCCTGTGCACCTTGTTGTAGTTGGAACACCACAACATAGAGCAGTGGTGATGCCTCACCTGGCCCAGCAGCAGTGGATCAGGACTCCAGTGAGTACATCACTACAACACCACCTCGTTTTGAGACAGGGAAACCTTCTCTCGCCTCTACCACAGCTTTCTGTAAAGGATGTTTCTCTAACAGTGATTTCTGTCCCTCAGTCCAATCCCATGCCCACTGCCTCCTCTGTATCGTGTCATTCAAGACAAGAGCAGTCCACACAAAACAGTAAGGTACTTTCATTCCGCAGCAGAGGTTTCTTTAAAATTCCAACTGTTTATCATGATTAATGTTCATTAAAAACAATTATATCCTCTGTAGAAAGCAGCTGTCATTCTGTCATTCTGTCATTCCAGCTACAGAGAACGAAAACATTGCAGAGCATGAAAGAAAAAGGTtgttctaccaggtaatatacatagtgttctaccaggtaatatacatagtgttctaccaggtaatatacatagtgttctaccaggtaatatacatagtgttctaccaggtaatatacatagtgttctaccaggtaatatacatagtgttctaccaggtaatatacatagtgttctaccaggtaatatacatagtgttctaccaggtaatatacatagtgttctaccaggtaatatacatagtgttctaccaggtaatatacatagtgttctaccaggtaatacacatagtgttctaccaggtaatatacatagtgttctaccaggtaatatacatagtgttctaccaggtaatatacatagtgttctaccaggtaatatacatagtgttctaccaggtaatatacatagtgttctaccaggtaatatacatagtgttctaccaggtaatatacatagtgttctaccaggtaatatacatagtgttctaccaggtaatatacatagtgttctaccaggtaatatacatagtgttctaccaggtaatatacatagtgttctaccaggtaatatacatagtgttctaccaggtaatatacatagtgttctaccaggtaatatacatagtgttctaccaggtaatatacatagtgttctaccaggtaatatacatagtgttctaccaggtaatatacatagtgttctaccaggtaatatacatagtgttctaccaggtaatatacatagtgttctaccaggtaatacacatagtgttctaccaggtaatacacatagtgttctaccaggtaatatacatagtgttctaccaggtaatatacatagtgttctaccaggtaatatacatagtgttctaccaggtaatatacatagtgttctaccaggtaatatacatagtgttctaccaggtaatatacatagtgttctaccaggtaatacacatagtgttctaccaggtaatatacatagtgttctaccaggtaatatacatagtgttctaccaggtaatatacatagtgttctaccaggtaatacacatagtgttctaccaggtaatatacatagtgttctaccaggtaatatacatagtgttctaccaggtaatatacatagtgttctaccaggtaatatacatagtgttctaccaggtaatatacatagtgttctaccaggtaatatacatagtgttctaccaggtaatatacatagtgttctaccaggtaatatacatagtgttctaccaggtaatatacatagtgttctaccaggtaatatacatagtgttctaccaggtaatatacatagtgttctaccaggtaatatacatagtgttctaccaggtaatatacatagtgttctaccaggtaatatacatagtgttctaccaggtaatatacatagtgttctaccaggtaatatacatagtgttctaccaggtaatatacatagtgttctaccaggtaatatacatagtgttctaccaggtaatatacatagtgttctaccaggtaatatacatagtgttctaccaggtaatatacatagtgttctaccaggtaatatacatagtgttctaccaggtaatatacatagtgttctaccaggtaatatacatagtgttctaccaggtaatatacatagtgttctaccaggtaatatacatagtgttctaccaggtaatacacatagtgttctaccaggtaatatacatagtgttctaccaggtaatatacatagtgttctaccaggtaatatacatagtgttctaccaggtaatatacatagtgttctaccaggtaatatacatagtgttctaccaggtaatatacatagtgttctaccaggtaatatacatagtgttctaccaggtaatatacatagtgttctaccaggtaatatacatagtgttctaccaggtaatatacatagtgttctaccaggtaatatacatagtgttctaccaggtaatatacatagtgttctaccaggtaatacacatagtgttctaccaggtaatacacatagtgttctaccaggtaatatacatagtgttctaccaggtaatacacatagtgttctaccaggtaatatacatagtgttctaccaggtaatatacatagtgttctaccaggtaatatacatagtgttctaccaggtaatatacatagtgttctaccaggtaatatacatagtgttctaccaggtaatatacatagtgttctaccaggtaatatacatagtgttctaccaggtaatatacatagtgttctaccaggtaatatacatagtgttctaccaggtaatatacatagtgttctaccaggtaatatacatagtgttctaccaggtaatatacatagtgttctaccaggtaatatacatagtgttctaccaggtaatatacatagtgttctaccaggtaatatacatagtgttctaccaggtaatatacatagtgttctaccaggtaatatacatagtgttctaccaggtaatatacatagtgttctaccaggtaatatacatagtgttctaccaggtaatatacatagtgttctaccaggtaatatacatagtgttctaccaggtaatacacatagtgttctaccaggtaatacacatagtgttctaccaggtaatacacatagtgttctaccaggtaatatacatagtgttctaccaggtaatatacatagtgttctaccaggtaatatacatagtgttctaccaggtaatatacatagtgttctaccaggtaatatacatagtgttctaccaggtaatatacatagtgttctaccaggtaatatacatagtgttctaccaggtaatatacatagtgttctaccaggtaatacacatagtgttctaccaggtaatacacatagtgttctaccaggtaatacacatagtgttctaccaggtaatacacatagtgttctaccaggtaatatacatagtgttctaccaggtaatatacatagtgttct
This genomic window contains:
- the LOC106582588 gene encoding CASP8 and FADD-like apoptosis regulator, which codes for MSSMANGQLYQVISRICEDLSSGECRRLLYLCGSQDTDSSGSDHVREVLTSWLSRGQVDQLYLVELLFRLRRFDLLKKVFHVSKQEVEGILGQNRALSEYRVLMSDVSEDMGTEDLESLKFLLSGSLSRERLTRVKSFLDVIDDLEKLDRVSSERVELIEQCLRDISRVDLARKVKRYLTSVGTPQHRAVVMPHLAQQQWIRTPSNPMPTASSVSCHSRQEQSTQNTTENENIAEHERKRLFYQSPVDVYRLQSDPRGECLIIDCVGSDGDMLEEMFNGLQFKVTLVKWPSVEDTLSLLRQAAQPRENQEVDAFACCIISRGTATDLLATDSHRLGVRLDTVRRLFTPDYCPRLAGKPKLFFIQTYSVSGSQGCSSRPTGHPPHREEDLETDGYEEPLSVETVPADADVFWSHCWTDEGQLEEKDHRSVYLQALREAVLTGQRRRTHLVDVHTEMNGVIFDHNRRNPGARYNINLRHTLRKNLYML